GGGCGCCGAGGCTGCCAGCGGCGTGCCCGTGATCGAGGCGATCCTCGCCGATCCGCAGCTCAGTCAGCCTGGGTACCAGACCGTGCGCCAGTTCTTCGTCGCGGCGCGAGAGCGGATCAAGCTCGCGACCGCCTGCCGCGACGAGGTTGCCTGCTATGCGGCTCGCCTCAGCGCCGCCGGCGCCACAGCGGCGGAGCGCGAGAAGGCAGCGATCATGATCGGAGCGCTTCCCGACGGCCGGGGAGCGCTGGCTGAGGTGGTCAAGGCGTTGCCGCTGCGCGACCCGGTCACCTTTCGGCAGTACATGCTGGAGGCGGTCAAGCGCATCGGTCGCGCGGAAGACAGCGCGCTCCTCGCGGCGCTGCGTCAGGCGGTCGAGCGCGACGGTCGCATCAGCCCGCGCTTCCTCGGCGCAGACCTCGCCAGTCTCGACCGGATCGCGCTCGCGGTGGTGCAGCGCGCCCGCTAGAGACGCCCGGGCGGCGCCCGGCCGGATCAGGGTGAGTGGGGTGTTGCCTGGCGTAGGGGCGCGGACCGCGGGTCCGCGCCCTGGGAGAGCCTTCCGCGTGGTCTGGGAGCGCTCTTCCCAGGGTCTGGGAGCGTCCCTGTGGTCTAGGAGCTCTTGAGGACCATCAGCCGGTACTTGGCGAACTCGGCTTGGCCGGCGGTGTAAAGCACCTCGCTCAGCAAGCGGTAGGGCACGGTCTGGTCGGAGACGATCACGACCTCGCCCTCAAAACGGCCGCCCCCCCGGCGCTCGTGCGTCTTCAAGCGGGTGGCGTGCTTCTGCAGCTGCTCCAAGAGCGGATTGATCAAGAAGCTGCTCGGTCCATCGCGCTTGATCGAGGCGTCGACCTCGCCCTTCTTGACCGCTGCCACCTGATCGTCCTCG
The Pseudomonadota bacterium DNA segment above includes these coding regions:
- a CDS encoding biopolymer transporter ExbD is translated as MVSVRIKAHKRLRQLRRGLPEPDFVSHLNITPMMDMMTILIVFFLKSFSVSAENVSLSDDLMLPRSSALVKTHEAVKVTITRRAILVEDDQVAAVKKGEVDASIKRDGPSSFLINPLLEQLQKHATRLKTHERRGGGRFEGEVVIVSDQTVPYRLLSEVLYTAGQAEFAKYRLMVLKSS